Proteins encoded in a region of the Sebastes fasciatus isolate fSebFas1 chromosome 9, fSebFas1.pri, whole genome shotgun sequence genome:
- the LOC141773724 gene encoding uncharacterized protein LOC141773724, translating to MEKFSDPEQLIRVCSIKCEDETSLHQWSSDTTIHHGNRDQDQEHYKSEMEEDQQSPDQQSNKVPRRPAAGSSSDTTGVRKRRGRKGLTNQRIHTGEELHSCDECGKTFTSGSNLKVHQRIHTGQKPYSCDECGAAFLHQSHLKTHQRIHTGEKPYSCDECGAAFTVSVNLKRHQRIHTGEKPYSCDECGAAFTISANLKRHQRIHTGEKPYSCDECGAAFTRSCELKTHQRIHTGEKPYSCDKCGAAFTRPGHLKTHQLIHTGEKPYSCDECGAAFTRSVFLKRHQRVHTGVKPYWCDQCGKKFSLDSTLKTHQRIHTGEKPYWCDQCGKTFSQSSCFKAHQRIHTGEKPYSCEQCDKTFSHVSNLKSHSHVHTGEKPYWCDHCGKTFSQGSNLKSHRRIHTGEKPYWCDQCDKTFSQGHSLKAHQRVHTASL from the exons ATGGAAAAGTTTTCAGAtccagaacagctgatcagagtttgtTCAATCAAATGTGAGGATGAAACCAGCCTTCATCAATGGAGCTCTGATACTacgattcaccatggcaacag agaccaggaccaggagcactacaagagtgaaatggaggaggacCAGCAGAGCCCGGACCAGCAGAGTAACAAGGTCCCCAGAAGACCAGCAGCAGGCTCGTCCTCTGATACCACCGGTGTTCGG AaacggagaggaagaaagggactGACTAATCAGAGAattcacactggagaggaaCTACACAGTTGTGATGAATGTGGGAAAACTTTCACTTCGGGGAGTAACCTCAAAgtccaccaacgcattcacactggacaGAAGCcttacagctgtgatgaatgtggggcAGCTTTCCTACACCAGAGTCacctaaaaacacatcaacgcattcacactggagagaaaccctacagctgtgatgaatgtggggcAGCTTTCACTGTATCAGTTAACCTAAAGagacatcaacgcattcacacgggagagaaaccctacagctgtgatgaatgtggggcTGCTTTCACTATTTCAGCTAACCTAAAaagacatcaacgcattcacacgggagagaaaccctacagctgtgatgaatgtggggcTGCTTTCACACGATCATGTGAACTAAAGACCCATCAACGCATTcatactggagagaaaccctacagctgtgataaATGTGGGGCAGCTTTCACTCGACCAGGtcacctgaaaacacatcaactcattcacactggagagaaaccctacagctgtgatgaatgtggggcAGCGTTCACTCGATCAGTTTTCCTGAAAAGGCATCAACGCGTTCACACTGGAGtgaaaccgtactggtgtgaccaatgtgggaaAAAATTTTCTCTGGATAGTACCCTTAAAACTCACCAAcgtattcacactggagagaaaccgtactggtgtgaccaatgcGGTAAAACGTTTTCTCAGAGTAGTTGCTTTAAAGCTCACCAAcgtattcacactggagagaaaccgtactcgTGTGAACAATGTGATAAAACTTTTTCTCATGTTAGTAACCTTAAATCCCACAGTCACGTTCACACAGGAGAGAAgccgtactggtgtgaccatTGTGGTAAAACTTTTTCTCAGGGTAGTAACCTTAAATCCCACagacgcattcacactggagagaaaccgtactggtgtgaccaatgtgatAAAACTTTTTCCCAGGGTCATTCCCTTAAAGCTCATCAACGCGTTCACACTGCATCGTTGTGA